The sequence below is a genomic window from Anopheles cruzii chromosome 3, idAnoCruzAS_RS32_06, whole genome shotgun sequence.
CAACATAAACGCAAACTCGGGAAACAAACATAGCGACCCGATTCCGGATAGTGCtggaattgaatttgaatgaGCAAGCCACGTGACGCGCGGTGATCATGTTTCGATTCCTTCCAGGCTGTTGCTGTCTTTGTACTCGTCGCCTCCGTCTGCGCCGAGGAGCAAGCAATGGAATCGATGAAGTCCAAGCGGGGCGTCCACCTGGGATTCGGCTACCATCATGCTCCAGCCGTTGTATCCCATTCATATGTCGCTCCCGCTCCAGTGTATGCTCATTCCGCTCCGCTGGTCGCGGCTCCTGTTGCATACCACGCTCCGATCGCCAAAACCTATGTAGCCCACGCTCCGGtagtgcatcatcatcacctcgCCGCCTACCATGCTCCGTTGGCCGTTGCCCACGCCCCAGTGTACCACCACGGCGCCGTCTACTCCACTCTGCACGGTCGCTAAGCGGAATAACGGACCGGCCGCCCAACGGCAATCTCTAAGAGTATGCGTGTGTGCTTTCTTTAGCTCAATAAAAACCGTTTAAAACTATCCCACCACCTGTCGCTCGACATTATGAATTTGTTCGCATCCTCCGAATTTTACGTCCCACATTAGGAGTTCTGTTCCGAAAGTTCCAGTAAAGTTGCATTTATTAACATTAGATAATAAGGTGAAGTGGTGCGAAAGGtgaaatttgaagcaaaatagTAGTGCACAATGATGTTTCGTGTGTTGTAGCATAATTCGCTAATCGCATCAAAAGTTGAATAAAGGGGAAGTACTGTTGTTTTAAtatgaaaatgttaaaacgcaaaacaacgTTGTTGGAGGTAGGGGTATGATTTTTTTAGAAACCGTGGGATGCAGGATTCGTTTTCCTTGTCCTCTGGGGATGGGATGAACGGGACGGGAtgggaaaattgtttcatttatttcttGAAATTTTGACGTTAAAGTTTTGTGTTGTGGTGGTCAGTCAGTCATTGCTGACAAACATTTGTGGAAAGAATTTCCAGGCTAGTAAAACGTAACAAGTTTGAACCGTTCCTGAACTGAGTTATCGTGGGTAATGCGTTCAACAGCGCAAGCTGGATTGAATTACCGGTGGTGTTACACAAGACGCGGGTTTTGTACTATTTATGCGCTGTACTCAAGATCTGCTATGGGGAACGGAGGCTGCTAAATGACACCGCATCAGGATCTTACTGCAAGTAATAGCAGAATTTCCCGAGGATCCCATTCTCGGACTGATCCTGTGAAACGTAATGTATGATGGGGTTTTCTGACTGAAGGCTAAGGTTGTTGAGTTTCCATATGATATCATCTGCATCCTAAGGATGACAGGTGCCCTGTCCCTGAAAGAAATGTAGTTGGACATGGCGTTGACAATCGACAGTATTGATGCTTGGGAAAGGTCTGCAGCTCGCACATAATAAAATTGAGGTGATGGCTGTTGTCAATCTGAGAGTTGTTGTTTAGGATGCACATTGGCATGATTTGCGTGCGTGTAATTACACTTGCACCTGTTCTCTCTTTGTATCCCAAGCGAACACCTCTAAAGCCAAGAGTCTTATCAAATTGATACATCAAAATACAGAccacatgttttgttttgagaCACCTTAATTAAATTGGTTTACTTGATTACGTACGTGCACTGTGCACCCTTAGCCAACGGGGATGATATCCGTCGTGGGCTGCTGTTTCCTTCTCTCCTTGTTTAATCTCGACTTCCTTCATTTTCCGAACGAGACATTACTTATCTGAACCTTCGGCTATGCATCTGCTGCGATTTTGTAACGTATACCAATTCGAGAACGCACGCACGAGACTTCGGTATGAGCTACTCCTCATAGTACTCATCTACGATGTCAAAGTTTAACAGTACTAATTCCAAAGAGTTGCTTCGACTATCCGCTCCAAGAAGAACAGGAGCTCGATTTGTCACAGATTTTCTTTTGCCGCCGTGCCGTTGTTCACATTCAAATTACGAGACTCTGCCAAACAGACGCATACAAACGGGGAAACCAAAGATTCTACTGCAATTGGTTACTCCATCTGTACTCAACACCCCAGATGGAACGACGCCAAGGTCAACTTCAATCACTAAGCACTTGGTAAAAGACCGATGAATCAAGTACCCGCGGGGAGTTTTCAATTATCAATCACACCAGGCGGTTTCCAGGCGAAAAAGAAGACATTGCTCACCGGGTTTTAATGAATTACCAGGTTGTGGTGCAGTGAATTCTTGCAAGGAGTACTATTTGGGTATTTTGAGACGATTGTGTAAATCAATCCGTCAAAACCGCAAGGGCGAACAACTCGTGGATCTTTTACCACAATAACGTACCGTCACACAATTTCATCATTATCCGGGAGTTTTTTCTCtaaaaacaacgcaaacacCGTCCTACAAACACGGAAATCGCCTGATTTGGCATCCTGGGACTTGTTCTAATGGTCTAATGGAGATACCAAGTGTAGTGTTGCGAACGCAGCATTCATTTCCATCACAAGAACTAGCCCACGGGAAATGGAAACGCGCATCGTTCCCATCCCATAGAAAACCCATAAATAACCAGGCCATAAATGTCTCTCGGGAAGACTCAGAACAGGATCTAACTAAAAAGTAATGTTAAACAGACGTCGCTAGAACGGGAATTTACATGTAAAGCATGTCAGACGCACATCTGGAAGCACTTGCTCACGAAGGCAGGGATAGAAGAATCCTAGAACAAGCACGATGCGCGCAGGATCAGCGACGCACTTGAAACATGAGTCAATCACGAAGGCAGGAATAATGAAAATCCTGAGTCCAACGTACGGTTCATCGCGTCCGGAACGTGTGAGGATGAAGGTCGTTTGGACGGTAGATTGTAAGTGTGAGAAGAGGATTGCGGGACAAACTCGCGTACGGCGAGCCCCGCAGGCCATGTACTCGGAGTGAGTGCTTTCTCACGTAGGGCTGCCTCGATTCTCACCTTGAACGAGATGAAACTCATCAACTCGCGATTGCTTCCTTTCCGCAGCCGATAGGGCCGTGTTGAGGCCAAGCTGGAGACCTGCATTCTTAAACGCCTTTGAGCGCGGGTTCTTCAAGACGTTCGTGCACCCGATACAGCTCCATTGGAGATTTATATGCCGCTTCACCTCCTGGATCAGCGGCAGAGGAACTTGGGAGCATTCGTCATGAACTAAGGCGTCACAATAGACGCAGCAGATCGTAGGGCATTCAGCTTCGAGCGCCTGCGCACAAGCATAACAAAGTGAGGCCATATTGTAAGCAAACACTTGGCGCCAATGAAGAGTCTTCTAGTGCACAGGCGGGGCACGATTCACGATCGAAAGAGGTGTGAAATGGGAATGAAAAAGCACTACCGAGGTATCGGAATCACCGGGAAACCTTAGCGCAGATAGGACACTACGTGGGTTTAAACGAAAACTCGAAAAACTGGGAAGAAACGGGAAAATTTCACGGAGCGTGATCGAAGCGCGTATGATCAACTTgacagtttgttgttttgagtAGACTAATTTTATCCGCGCGACACTAACTTCGAACTACGACTAAGTGCGAATCAAAAAGTACTCGTGCGGCGATCTCCACATTAATTAAAAGAAACACTGAACTAAAAACTCAACCAACCGTCCTACAAACACGGAAATCGCCTGATTTGGCATCCTGGGACTTGTTCTAATGGTCTAATGGAGATACCAGATGTAGAGTTCAAAAAAATGTCTTGAGGAGTGGCTCAAGCGCATTAGTGCGTTGCTGTCCATGGGTACTACTTTGAAGGAAACGATATCGACTGTGAACAATAAACATATATCGCACACTTTAGAAATGAATTCCGGGATCTTGTAGTAGAAGGTAGTATTTAATATAAGGTTTTTCGAAGTATGGCGTTGTCGTTCCATGGCAATTAAATCATGGTGCTCATTCTTTTAATCAATAGTAACACCGGAATAAGATGACTAAAATAACACTCGATTGTGTGTCGCCTATCTTCACGCTCGCTCTTATCGAATTTCAACCGAGATATTTCTTCAGTCCCAGCAAACCAAGCCCGTGGTGGTGTCCTGTGTATACTTTTTGGAGCGTTATTCCTCCGCCATAAACTTTACCGTAAGACGGCAAGAACCCACCATACCCGTAGGCTGGCAATGGGGCTACTGGAGCGGGTACTACCACAGGATGCGGGACTGCAACCGGATGCGGGACTGCAACGGGCTGCGGCACTGCAACAGGATGTGGCACCGGAATTGGCTGAGGGACCGGGTATGGCTGTGGTACGGGGACACCGACCGTTCTTCAAAGAAAATTATATATGTAAAAATTATATTCAACAGTGACCAAGTGACAGGATTGTTGTTACCTCGTAACAGTAACTGGGTATGGTTGAGGCACCGGAACCGCAACTGGATGTGGAATACGGACAGGAACAGCAACCGGGTGTGGCACAGGAACTGGCCGATCGACCGGTACGTGCACAGGATAAGGCTGGTGTACTGTTGTCACAATATTCCGTGTGACAGTAGGTGTCAGGGCAATGGGTGGAGGAGCAGCGGCAATCACAG
It includes:
- the LOC128274167 gene encoding larval/pupal cuticle protein H1C — protein: MKFLAVAVFVLVASVCAEEQAMESMKSKRGVHLGFGYHHAPAVVSHSYVAPAPVYAHSAPLVAAPVAYHAPIAKTYVAHAPVVHHHHLAAYHAPLAVAHAPVYHHGAVYSTLHGR